A genomic window from Solanum dulcamara chromosome 11, daSolDulc1.2, whole genome shotgun sequence includes:
- the LOC129874729 gene encoding histone-lysine N-methyltransferase CLF-like isoform X3, with amino-acid sequence MAGSTSLLIGQLTIDLPIDVPEGKTVESVTESLKEEFASKRADYVKKRREENAQKLYDVTNNHFKLSTERKNLIVHGADVSIDLLSKRQHDAINMQIGIGSSNGDNDSNSCEDDGYASSEILPGSSIAVNNAGCPIILPKVERLPRYTTWVFLDRNQGMPVGQSVVGRSRIYYDQNSGEALICSDSEEELLEDKQEKREFVESEDVMLCSTIQQIGLSDTVLELLGQFLSRKPSEVKARYEDLVKDKNEFSSKSENIQGTPNSFLDEDLDAALDSFDSLFCRRCLVFDCKSHGCSKDLIFPAEKQLPWCPPDVDKEPCCPNCYRLKESAAGLTSPQFANHGENHVQPSDIANNTQVPGTEHLSRTLHSCESKSVSSNAKNISENIDSELRLLCDITTVQRSASPSNRKSDSKVGKTKSKCKRIAENVLVATKERRINMMAVESGYIASGSLVSKDLNLQSNSHKDVKDVSSCSQKTQQSQCDRRSRREVSPVLHSKNSLQGEGFGCQYKEAASDKNGMNYACIQDIDGDKPWRPLEKALFEKGLEMFGRSSCMIARNLLNGLKTCWEVFQYMNNSENKLSLISDGVNGMFQGSFKGDGHTVMGNQPRRRSRLLHRRGRVRRLKYTGKSAGYNALRKRISERKDQLCRHYNPCNCQAPCGKECPCIVNGTLCEKYCGCKSIKNCKNHFRGCFCIKGQCRSRQCPCFAVDRECDPDVCRNCWISCGDGTLDIPPQRGDNNECGNMKLLLKQHQRVLLGRSDVSGWGAFLKNSVEKNEYLGEYTGEVISHHEADRRGKIYDLRNSSFLFNLNDQFVLDAYRKGDKLKFANHSPDPNCYPKVIMAGGDHRVGIFAKKKICAGEELFYDYCYAPDTPHVWARKPEAPTTRKFFLEDLCVWLGCFLVEWCWKAREPWGVYW; translated from the exons AGAAGAGAATGCACAAAAGTTGTATGATGTGACGAATAATCATTTTAAGTTGTCAACAGAAAGAAAAAATCTTATAGTTCATGGTGCGGATGTTAGCATTGATCTTCTGTCTAAGAGACAGCATGATGCAATTAATATGCAAATTGGGATTGGTTCCAGCAATGGAGATAATGATAGCAATAGTTGTGAAGATGATGGATATGCCTCTTCTGAAATTCTTCCAGGATCTAGCATTGCCGTCAATAATGCTGGATGTCCCATTATACTTCCTAAAGTGGAAAGACTGCCTCGATATACTACATGGGTATTTTTGGATAG AAATCAGGGGATGCCCGTGGGTCAATCAGTGGTTGGTCGTAGTAGAATTTATTATGACCAGAATAGTGGAGAAGCTCTAATTTGCAGTGATAGTGAGGAAGAATTACTTGAAGACAAACAAGAAAAGAGGGAGTTTGTAGAGTCCGAAGATGTTATGCTGTG TTCAACTATCCAACAAATTGGCCTGTCCGATACAGTGTTAGAATTGCTAGGGCAGTTCTTGTCTAGAAAACCCAGTGAAGTCAAG GCAAGATATGAAGATCTTGTTAAGGACAAAAATGAATTCTCCTCAAAGAGTGAGAACATCCAAGGGACTCCAAATTCATTTCTTGACGAAGATCTTGATGCTGCTCTAGATTCTTTTGACAGCCTATTCTGTCGTCGATGCCTT GTTTTTGATTGTAAATCACATGGATGTTCGAAGGACCTGATTTTTCCG GCTGAAAAACAATTGCCATGGTGCCCTCCCGACGTGGATAAGGAGCCCTGTTGTCCCAATTGCTATCGCCTG AAGGAAAGTGCAGCTGGATTGACTTCCCCTCAGTTTGCTAATCATGGAGAAAACCATGTCCAACCATCTGATATTGCTAATAATACTCAGGTGCCTGGTACGGAGCATTTATCAAGGACATTACATTCTTGCGAAAGCAAAAGTGTTTCATCGAATGCGAAGAATATCTCTGAAAATATCGATTCAGAGCTTAGGCTGTTATGTGACATCACTACTGTTCAGCGTTCTGCTTCTCCATCTAACAGAAAATCTGATAGTAAAGTGGGGAAAACCAAATCAAAATGCAAGAGAATAGCTGAAAATGTTCTAGTTGCCACTAAAGAGCGGCGAATAAATATGATGGCTGTGGAGTCTGGCTATATAGCTTCTGGTAGTCTAGTGTCCAAAGACTTGAATCTCCAGTCTAATTCACATAAGGATGTCAAAGATGTTAGTTCATGTTCACAAAAAACACAACAATCTCAGTGTGATAGAAGGTCTAGGAGGGAAGTCTCTCCAGTATTGCACAGTAAAAATTCTTTGCAAGGTGAGGGTTTCGGTTGCCAATATAAAGAGGCTGCCAGTGATAAAAATGGGATGAATTATGCCTGCATTCAAGATATAGATGGTGACAAACCATGGAGACCACTTGAAAAGGCTCTCTTTGAAAAAGGTCTTGAAATGTTTGGTCGGAGCAG CTGTATGATTGCTCGAAATCTGCTGAATGGTTTAAAAACTTGTTGGGAGGTGTTCCAGTATATGAACAATTCCGAGAATAAGCTATCACTAATAAGTGATGGGGTGAATGGAATGTTTCAAGGCTCTTTTAAGGGTGATGGCCATACAGTCATG GGTAATCAACCACGGAGAAGATCTAGATTGTTACATAGAAGAGGTAGAGTTCGCCGCTTAAAATACACAGGGAAATCAGCTGGATATAATGCACTTAGGAAAAGAATATCTGAGAGGAAAGACCAGCTTTGCCGTCACTATAATCCATGTAATTGTCAAGCACCTTGTGGAAAAGAGTGTCCTTGTATCGTAAATGGGACCCTCTGTGAAAAATATTGTGG ATGCAAGAGTATCAAGAATTGCAAGAATCACTTTCGTGGTTGTTTTTGCATAAAAGGTCAGTGTAGAAGTAGACAATGCCCTTGCTTTGCTGTAGACAGGGAATGCGATCCTGATGTTTGCCGGAATTGTTGGATCAG CTGTGGTGACGGGACTCTCGATATTCCTCCACAAAGAGGTGACAATAATGAATGCGGTAACATGAAGCTTCTTCTCAAACAACATCAAAGG GTTCTTCTTGGACGGTCTGATGTTTCTGGATGGGGTGCTTTCTTGAAG AATAGTGTTGAAAAGAACGAATACCTTGGGGAATATACCGGTGAAGTAATCTCACACCATGAAGCTGATAGGCGTGGAAAGATTTATGATCTTAGaaattcttcttttctcttcaaTTTGAATGACCAG TTTGTGCTTGATGCTTATCGGAAGGGTGACAAGTTGAAGTTCGCAAATCATTCTCCTGATCCAAATTGCTACCCCAAG GTTATTATGGCTGGTGGAGATCACAGAGTTGGTATATTTGCCAAGAAAAAAATTTGTGCTGGAGAGGAACTCTTCTATGATTATTGTTATGCGCCAGATACACCACATGTCTGGGCAAGAAAGCCTGAGGCACCCACTACAAGAAA
- the LOC129874729 gene encoding histone-lysine N-methyltransferase CLF-like isoform X6 — translation MAGSTSLLIGQLTIDLPIDVPEGKTVESVTESLKEEFASKRADYVKKRREENAQKLYDVTNNHFKLSTERKNLIVHGADVSIDLLSKRQHDAINMQIGIGSSNGDNDSNSCEDDGYASSEILPGSSIAVNNAGCPIILPKVERLPRYTTWVFLDRNQGMPVGQSVVGRSRIYYDQNSGEALICSDSEEELLEDKQEKREFVESEDVMLCSTIQQIGLSDTVLELLGQFLSRKPSEVKARYEDLVKDKNEFSSKSENIQGTPNSFLDEDLDAALDSFDSLFCRRCLVFDCKSHGCSKDLIFPAEKQLPWCPPDVDKEPCCPNCYRLKESAAGLTSPQFANHGENHVQPSDIANNTQVPGTEHLSRTLHSCESKSVSSNAKNISENIDSELRLLCDITTVQRSASPSNRKSDSKVGKTKSKCKRIAENVLVATKERRINMMAVESGYIASGSLVSKDLNLQSNSHKDVKDVSSCSQKTQQSQCDRRSRREVSPVLHSKNSLQGEGFGCQYKEAASDKNGMNYACIQDIDGDKPWRPLEKALFEKGLEMFGRSSCMIARNLLNGLKTCWEVFQYMNNSENKLSLISDGVNGMFQGSFKGDGHTVMGNQPRRRSRLLHRRGRVRRLKYTGKSAGYNALRKRISERKDQLCRHYNPCNCQAPCGKECPCIVNGTLCEKYCGCKSIKNCKNHFRGCFCIKGQCRSRQCPCFAVDRECDPDVCRNCWISCGDGTLDIPPQRGDNNECGNMKLLLKQHQRSVGQSRTLTFRNLGTGVQVEGKGN, via the exons AGAAGAGAATGCACAAAAGTTGTATGATGTGACGAATAATCATTTTAAGTTGTCAACAGAAAGAAAAAATCTTATAGTTCATGGTGCGGATGTTAGCATTGATCTTCTGTCTAAGAGACAGCATGATGCAATTAATATGCAAATTGGGATTGGTTCCAGCAATGGAGATAATGATAGCAATAGTTGTGAAGATGATGGATATGCCTCTTCTGAAATTCTTCCAGGATCTAGCATTGCCGTCAATAATGCTGGATGTCCCATTATACTTCCTAAAGTGGAAAGACTGCCTCGATATACTACATGGGTATTTTTGGATAG AAATCAGGGGATGCCCGTGGGTCAATCAGTGGTTGGTCGTAGTAGAATTTATTATGACCAGAATAGTGGAGAAGCTCTAATTTGCAGTGATAGTGAGGAAGAATTACTTGAAGACAAACAAGAAAAGAGGGAGTTTGTAGAGTCCGAAGATGTTATGCTGTG TTCAACTATCCAACAAATTGGCCTGTCCGATACAGTGTTAGAATTGCTAGGGCAGTTCTTGTCTAGAAAACCCAGTGAAGTCAAG GCAAGATATGAAGATCTTGTTAAGGACAAAAATGAATTCTCCTCAAAGAGTGAGAACATCCAAGGGACTCCAAATTCATTTCTTGACGAAGATCTTGATGCTGCTCTAGATTCTTTTGACAGCCTATTCTGTCGTCGATGCCTT GTTTTTGATTGTAAATCACATGGATGTTCGAAGGACCTGATTTTTCCG GCTGAAAAACAATTGCCATGGTGCCCTCCCGACGTGGATAAGGAGCCCTGTTGTCCCAATTGCTATCGCCTG AAGGAAAGTGCAGCTGGATTGACTTCCCCTCAGTTTGCTAATCATGGAGAAAACCATGTCCAACCATCTGATATTGCTAATAATACTCAGGTGCCTGGTACGGAGCATTTATCAAGGACATTACATTCTTGCGAAAGCAAAAGTGTTTCATCGAATGCGAAGAATATCTCTGAAAATATCGATTCAGAGCTTAGGCTGTTATGTGACATCACTACTGTTCAGCGTTCTGCTTCTCCATCTAACAGAAAATCTGATAGTAAAGTGGGGAAAACCAAATCAAAATGCAAGAGAATAGCTGAAAATGTTCTAGTTGCCACTAAAGAGCGGCGAATAAATATGATGGCTGTGGAGTCTGGCTATATAGCTTCTGGTAGTCTAGTGTCCAAAGACTTGAATCTCCAGTCTAATTCACATAAGGATGTCAAAGATGTTAGTTCATGTTCACAAAAAACACAACAATCTCAGTGTGATAGAAGGTCTAGGAGGGAAGTCTCTCCAGTATTGCACAGTAAAAATTCTTTGCAAGGTGAGGGTTTCGGTTGCCAATATAAAGAGGCTGCCAGTGATAAAAATGGGATGAATTATGCCTGCATTCAAGATATAGATGGTGACAAACCATGGAGACCACTTGAAAAGGCTCTCTTTGAAAAAGGTCTTGAAATGTTTGGTCGGAGCAG CTGTATGATTGCTCGAAATCTGCTGAATGGTTTAAAAACTTGTTGGGAGGTGTTCCAGTATATGAACAATTCCGAGAATAAGCTATCACTAATAAGTGATGGGGTGAATGGAATGTTTCAAGGCTCTTTTAAGGGTGATGGCCATACAGTCATG GGTAATCAACCACGGAGAAGATCTAGATTGTTACATAGAAGAGGTAGAGTTCGCCGCTTAAAATACACAGGGAAATCAGCTGGATATAATGCACTTAGGAAAAGAATATCTGAGAGGAAAGACCAGCTTTGCCGTCACTATAATCCATGTAATTGTCAAGCACCTTGTGGAAAAGAGTGTCCTTGTATCGTAAATGGGACCCTCTGTGAAAAATATTGTGG ATGCAAGAGTATCAAGAATTGCAAGAATCACTTTCGTGGTTGTTTTTGCATAAAAGGTCAGTGTAGAAGTAGACAATGCCCTTGCTTTGCTGTAGACAGGGAATGCGATCCTGATGTTTGCCGGAATTGTTGGATCAG CTGTGGTGACGGGACTCTCGATATTCCTCCACAAAGAGGTGACAATAATGAATGCGGTAACATGAAGCTTCTTCTCAAACAACATCAAAGG agtgttggccagtcaaGAACGCTCACATTTAGAAATTTGGGGACAGGAGTGCAAGTGGAAGGAAAGGGAAATTAA